A stretch of Acipenser ruthenus chromosome 1, fAciRut3.2 maternal haplotype, whole genome shotgun sequence DNA encodes these proteins:
- the LOC117403570 gene encoding bone morphogenetic protein 2-A-like, with protein MYLLSYFLLLCVTCCELKPKDSLEWAAERENRIEAIQRGILQQLGLEKPPVVDLNITQSEEEQVYSLYLQRVGCDGKNRKMRDSSQNRGTNMLVHVKGKFFEKDNEKNSKKKTNKQLLFDLNACRYKEVEVKRAELKLFLGPRHSKGSETVQRITIYQVLSPRESKRLMVASGLISAQEAGQPDIFNIEKSVKHWLAHPQDNYGLELEFSHDVINHNQEAGVGAELEIEGYQFLKKRRTRRDSPSEDCHKNEKRCCRKSMQVSFEEIGWADWIKVPKVYDAFYCDGTCPPKYKNANAYTEIKSKMHHLSHGHIPEPCCVPADYVPLTVMHINTEGKLTISALDGMIASKCHCS; from the exons ATGTATCTCCTTTCCTACTTTTTGCTTCTGTGTGTCACCTGCTGTGAACTGAAGCCAAAGGACAGCCTGGAATGGGCAGCTGAGAGGGAGAACAGAATCGAGGCGATCCAGAGAGGTATTCTGCAGCAGCTTGGACTAGAGAAACCTCCTGTGGTGGATCTGAACATTACCCAGAGCGAGGAGGAACAGGTGTACAGTCTTTACCTCCAGCGTGTGGGATGTGATGGAAAAAACAGGAAGATGAGAGACAGCAGCCAAAACAGAGGGACAAACATGTTGGTCCATGTTAAAG GAAAGTTTTTTGAAAAGGACAATGAGAAAaacagcaaaaagaaaacaaacaagcagctACTTTTCGACCTGAATGCATGCAGATATAAAGAAGTCGAAGTCAAAAGAGCAGAGCTTAAACTTTTCTTGGGTCCAAGACACAGCAAAGGGTCTGAGACAGTGCAACGAATCACAATCTACCAGGTGCTGAGTCCCAGGGAATCCAAACGCTTGATGGTGGCTTCAGGACTCATAAGTGCACAAGAAGCCGGGCAGCCAGACATTTTTAACATCGAGAAATCCGTTAAACATTGGCTAGCACACCCGCAAGACAACTATGGCCTTGAGCTGGAGTTTTCCCATGATGTCATAAACCACAATCAAGAGGCTGGTGTTGGGGCGGAATTAGAAATAGAAGGatatcagtttttaaaaaagagaaggACTCGGAGGGACAGCCCCTCTGAAGACTGCCATAAGAATGAGAAGCGCTGCTGCAGGAAATCTATGCAAGTGTCTTTTGAGGAGATTGGCTGGGCGGATTGGATCAAAGTCCCTAAAGTTTACGATGCCTTCTACTGCGATGGCACGTGCCCGCCGAAATACAAAAACGCCAATGCGTACACAGAGATCAAGTCCAAGATGCATCACCTCTCTCACGGCCACATTCCCGAACCTTGCTGTGTCCCTGCTGATTATGTACCTTTAACAGTCATGCACATTAACACAGAGGGCAAGCTAACAATCTCTGCACTGGATGGTATGATTGCATCCAAATGTCACTGCTCTTGA